The genomic interval TCAGTTAGGTTTAGTATTATAGATTCATTTTTATGAATATCGTTAAATTTGGGTCTATTTTTATTGACCTTATTTTCCAGTTTTTCTATGGTTTTTGTTGCTTCTTTTTTGCATTTGCCTTTTCCACGTCCTTTGCATCTTCCAGTTATGCAGTGTGGACCTGCTTCTCTGAATATTTCGGGATATATTAGTTTACATGCTGCTAGTAGGGTGTATGCATTGGCTCTTATTTCCCATTGTGAGTCCATGCATGCACGTACGTTTAAGTAGTGAAGTATTGATTCAACGTTCATAGCGGTTGTTAAAAATGTTTTTACACCGATTGGTAGTGCGAATCTAGCGTCTTCGGGCGGTATATCTTCTTTAAGTAATTTTTTGTATGTTTGAGCTGTTTTTAATTGGTTTTTAATATATTTTTTAGTTGCCTCAACCCCTTTTTTCGTTATCGATGGGGGAGTTATGAAGAAGGAAGTGTTTTTTGGATCTATCTCTGTGTATCTAAGTGATTGTTGCATGTGTGCGGCCATTCGATGTCTCACATGTTGGTGCGTAAATGAACGTGATACGTCTTTAACCTCGTATATTACTGTTGGGAAATTGAATACTGAGGAAAGTTCCATTTCACGGCTTATCTCCATAAAATCTCCAACATCATTTTTGTTAACTTGATACTTGCTTGGAGGTGTTTCAGTTGTCGTTGCCATACCACATTTAGTGAGTAACTCCTCACCCTTATCCGTATAATCAAGTATTGTAATCTTCATTCGATCTTGACTCCAGAAATATGATTACTTTTTTTATGTAAATTTGTATGCCTGAACACCAAATAAGTAATTGTCCATTATTTGTTTATGTTGCATGATTTTTTTAAAAATAAGATATAAGATATATAGTGTATCAGGGTTCTATTTTAATTGGAGTTGATTAACTTGTCGGATACTAATAGAATTGGTGTTTCCATAGATTCAAAGCTTCTTGAGAAATTTGATGAAAAGATTGAAGAAAAAATGTATGCTAATAGATCGGAAGCTATTAGAGATTTAATTAGAGATTTCCTTGTAAAAGACGAATTAAAATACTCCAATGAAGAAGTTATAGGGTCTTTAACTTTAGTTTACTCCCACGATACCAGAGGTATCTCTGATAAACTTAACCAACTCCAACATGAAGATTTCACCAATGTCCTATCAAGCGTACATCTCCATCTAAATGAAGAAAATTGTATGGAGATTGTTGCAATAAAAGGTGACTCCAATAAAATAAAAGAAATCTCCGACAGATTAATCAGCTCTAAAGGAGTTAAACACGGTAAACTAGTTATGACTTCATTTAAAAACATCGAATAACAATTTCTACTGAAAAATAGAAAACTCAAAACAATAATTTTTAGATAACTGGTTTTTTTATATTTTTTTTATTTTGTTTTATTTTATTTTATTTTGTTTTTATGGTGTCGAGGTCTTTTGGTATTTTTATGTTGATTTTTTTGGCTTTTAGTTCTTTTTTTGTTTGTTTTATTTGTTTTTTTATGTTTATTTTGGGTTTGTGGTGGATTATTGCTAGTTTTTTTGTTTTGGTTTTTTGGGCTGTTTTGATTGCGTCGGCTATGGTGGAGTGTCCGGTTTGGTGGGCTTGTTTTTCTTGGCCTGTTGGGAATGTTGCTTCGTGTATTAGGAGGTTGGTGTTTTTTGCTAGTTTGTTTAGGTTTTGGCATGGTTTTGTGTCTCCTGAATAGGTTATGTTTTTGTATCTGTAGGCTAGGGCTTGGTCTTTGTGTTTTACTTCTGTGTATTTGACGTTGTTGTCGAGTTTTCCTTTTCCGGTTATTTTTTGGTATTTTATTTCGAATGGGAAGTTGAATTCGTGGGATTTTATTATTTTTTTGGTTTTTTTGATTGCTTTGGGGGTGCTTGTTATTTTTATGTTTTCTTTTTGTCCTGAGAGCCATGAGGCTTGTAGTAGGCCGGGTAGTCCATTGATGTGGTCTGTGTGGGCGTGTGTTAGTAGTATGTCTTTGATTTCTGTGAGTGGGATGTCTTTTTTTGTTAGTTTGTGGGCTATGTCTCCGCCGCAGTCTATTAGTATGTTTTTGGGTTGAATTAGGATTGAGGTTGAGGATCTTTTTTTGGTTGGTACGGCCCATCCGGTTCCTAGGAATGTTGTTTTTGTCATTGGTTTGTGTTTAGTTTTTTGTTGGTTTTTTTGATTTCTTTGGCGGCTTTTTGAAGTTTTTGTTTTGTTTTTTGGTTTAGATGTTTTTGTGGGATTTTTTCGATTCCATCTTTTCCTATTATGACGGGGATTCCTATTGCGGTGTTTTTTATTCCGTATTCGCCTTTTAGTACTGTTGATACGCTTAATAGTCTTTTTTCATCTCTTGCGATTGTTTTTATCATTTTGTATATTGCTGCTGATGGTGCGTGGTATGCGCTTCCGTTTTGTAGGTAGTTGACTATTTTTTTACCGCTTTTTTTTGTTTCTTTTACTATTTCTTTGGTTTGTTTTTGGTTTAGGAATTTGTTTAGTGGTATTCCTCTGATTGTTGTGTTTTCAGTTAGTGGTATCATTGATTTGTTGTGTGGGCCGATTACTAGTCCATGGATGTCTTCGGGTGATATTTTTGTTTTTTTGGACAGGAGTTTTTCATATCTTGCGGTATCTAGTTCTCCAGCCATTCCCATTATTTGTTTACGGGGGAAACCTGTTTTTTTGTATGTTTGCCATGTCATTGGGTCTAGTGGGTTTGTTACGACTATGATTTTTGATTTGGAGTTGTATTTTTTTATGTTTTGTGATATTTGTGAGATTATTTCTGCGTTTCCTTTTGCTAGGTCGTCTCTTGTCATTCCTTCTTTTCTTGGTTTTCCTGCTGTTATGACTATGATGTCTGAGTTTTTGGTGTCTCTGTAGTTTGTTGTTCCTTTTATCTTTGTTTCTCCTTTTATTGGTGTGGTGTGTTGGAGGTCGAGGGCTTTGCCTTTGGCTAGCCCTTCGATTGCATCGAGCATTATTAGTTCTCTTGCGATACCTCCGTTAACTATTCGTTGGGATACTGCTGACCCTACGTTTCCTACTCCAATGACTGTTATTTTCATGTTTTGTCTCTTTTTTTGTTTTTTAGTTCATTTCTTTTCGTAGTTCTTGAGTTGCTTGTGTCATGTTTACAAGTTTTTTGTATGCTACATCTCGGGGTAGTAGTTTAACTCCGCAGTCTGGGTTTATCCACATTTTTTCGGGTTTGAATACTTCAATGCCTTTTTTTATGTCTTTTTTAATTTGGTTCACTGTCTCTATTTCTTGGTTGTGGACGTCGATGCATCCATATCCTATTTCTTTTGTGAATTCGTATTCACTGAATATTTCTAGTGATTCATAGTCATTGTTTGCGAATTCAAGTGAGAATTGGTCTACGTCGAATTCGAGTATTTCTGGGTATATTGTGGAGAAATCTCCGTAGCATGCGTGCATTATAATTTTATCTATGTTGACGCCGTCTGTAACTATTCTCATTGCTTCTTCGATTATTTCGACGTCTTCAGGGCGTGTGGAGAGTGCTGGTTCGTCTATCTGTACACATTTGGCGCCAGCATCTTCAAGGAGTTTTAGTTCTCTATTTATGATTTCGGATAGTCGGTATATCAGTTCTTCTCGACTGTAAACTTCGTTGAATGACCATTCTGCTATTGTGTATGGGCTTGTTATAGGTATTTTTATATATGATTCTTCACCTACTATCTGTTTCATAAATTTGAATTCATCGACCAACATTGGTTTGGGGTCTTTTAGTTCCTCTACCACGCTTGGTTTATTGAAGTAGTTGTTTCCCCATACCCTAACTGGGCCGTGGAATTCATATCCAGGTATCATTTCAGCGAAATACTCTGTCATCTCTTCACGACGCATCTCTCCGTCGTTCAGTATATCTATACCTGCTCTTTGATGTTCATTTAGTATTAGTCTACTTGCATCGTCTTCTGCTTCTTTAAGAACTTTTTTAGATACTTTATTTTCGTTATAGAGGTCTTTTACTCGATTTAGCCATTTTGGTTTTGGATAGCTACCGATAATCGTTGTAGGAAATAGTTTATCGATCATTGAGGTCACTTCCTAAAAATTTTATTTTCTTTAACATGATTTTCCATGGAAGGAAATCTAATGCTGTATTGGTTGTTATGTAAAGTTTTTCAGGAGATGTCTTTTCTAATATTTTATCTATCTTGTCTTCGACTGTTTTTTTAGACTCGAGTTTTGTGTTTTTAGTTGTTATCAAACCGGCGTTGAGGTTTTTATCCACTCCGTATTGTTCGATGGCACTCCAGTTTCCATTATCTCCTGTTAGGTCTAGTCCAACACAGTCACATATATCCATTAATTCTGGGTAGATCTCTTCGATTTCACCAAAATACGTCTGAACTTGAAGTTCGATATCTATGTTTTCATTTATAGTTGATATGGGTTCGAGGTCTGGTGTTCCTTCACATGTAGCTATAAATGGTTCATCAAGCTGGATCAATTTAGCACCCAAATTATCAAGTGCATTGATCTCCTGTATCATTATCTCAATAACCTGCTCCATCATCTCTTTATCAGATTTATAATGCTGGTTCTCCAGTAAATCGCAGAAGGTTAATGGGCCTGGTAATATCGGTTTAACAGGTTTATCAGTAAGCTGTAATGTCTTTTTATATTCATTTCTAATTATTTCGTCAGCTTTTAAATCGGATTTAACAAGAGGTCTACGGTAGAACCTGTTTGTATTATAATATCTGATTAGTCCGGTTAACTCGATTCCATCAATCTTTGTTGCAGGATATGCGAGCAGGTCATCCCAATGCAACTGGCCTTCGGTTATCAAGTCTATATCAGCTTTTTCTTGAATTTCAATAATCTCTCCACGGGCACTTGATATCTCGTTTTCTAATTCATTTCTAACGTTATCGTCCATACCTTCTTTCTGAAGCCCACCTACTTTTTTGTAGGCTTCGATTAGGTAGTTCGGTCTAGGGAAAAAACCCGAGTTTGTTGTTACTAATTCTGTCAAGTTTTCGCCTCCTTTAAATAAAACTATTATCGATTTAAAACAAACTAACAATCCAAACAGCCAAAATATACTTTTTTATTTTATTTCTTTATTTCTTTATTAATTGGATTATTCTATCGTTCAACCTGGGTTGAACAAAAAACTTGTATTTTATTTAAACCAATACGTGTAGTTTAAATAGAACCGAATTACTAAATAGCTGTTGTATTTGAAAAAACTGTATATCTTGACATATCTACTCACATAGAGTTCAGCTGGATCTTCAGGGTCGTTTAATTGAAATTGTAGAAAAGTAATTACGACACCGCAGATATGTGTAATTGCCTTTCCGAGATCCTCTACATGGTAATGATTTCCAAAAAGGGAGGTAGAATCTATAAAAAAACTTTTTTTATTGATATGTTTTTTGTTTCAAGGAAGATGGGTTTATAGCCAACTGTAGTTTTGTTTTAGGTTTTTATAGAAGGGATGTAGTGATTCCACGTCGTTTATTTCTTTTAATAACATAGCTTTAAGTCTTCTTCTATATACGTCGTTTGCAGTGACTCCATATCTCTCTAATACCTGCTGAAGTTGTTGGGATAGTTTATCTCCATGTGGGTCCCAGTCGGTTAATATTATTGCCTCGTTATGTTTTCTAGATATTTTTTCTGCTATGGTGGATAGTGGTTCGGCGTTTTCAGAAACTAAAACCATTTCATTGTTGATGTTAAGTTTTTTAAGTGACTTACGGTCGTTTTTACCTTCAACTAAAACTATTTTGTTTTCATTTCTCAATCTTTTAAGTAGTTTTTCTATTCTCTCGGCTTTTTCTATATCCCTTTGGTTCAATCTCTTCACCTATTTTATCTCTAAACCCAGATTTCTTGTAAATTACTTTGCCTCTCAACATTGTTTTTTGTGGAAAAATGGCTCTACGGCCTGTATACGGGGTCCAACCACATTTACTGTGCAGCATGTTCTTTTTTATTCTAGTTATATCGCTGAAATCCATGAATATTAAGTCAGCATCCATTCCCTTTTTTATATATCCTTTGTTCAATCCATATATGTCGCTTGGATTTTCACACAAGGTTTTTACAAAACGTTTTAGGGATAGGTTTCGTTTTTTTACGTGGTAAGCTAGTTGTGGAAGCATGGTTTGAACTCCGGGGACTCCTGAGGGTGCTTTCCAGAAACCTTGTTCTTTTTCGTTTTGTGTGTGGGGAGCGTGATCTGAAGCGATTACGTCGATTTCACCTGAATTAAGTGCTTTCCATAACATGGCTCTATTCTTACGACCCCTTATAGGGGGGTTGGTTTTAACATAACTACCCTGAGATTTCAAATCACTCTTAGTTAGAAGTAGGTGGTGTGGTGTTACCTCAACAGTAGAGTCATTGATTAAATTCAGTGTTTTATAAGAACTTATGTGGCAGAAATGTAGTGGTGGTTTCCTTTCAATCTTATTGTAAATATCTATTACTTTATCAACAGCTTTCTCTTCAGCTTTTTCAGGCCTGGCTTTAGGGTAGTTAGATTCTCGAGTGTTTTTATACCTACTAATCCCTTTTTCAACCAACTTTTCATCTTCTGCATGTATGGTTAACACTTTTTTTGTTGTTTCTACAGCCTGGAGCAACCCCTCTAAATCTTCATACCTAACATGCAGGTCGTTTCCTCCAGCTAGGAATGTTTCACCAAAACCAGATACAAATGGGGATAAACCGGATATATCTGAATGTATCGCTACAGCACCGTTTATACCATAATCCACGAAAGAACCAGTTTTTGCCTTCCCTTTCTTCTGTTTATATGTTTTCCGTGAATCGGTTGGAGGTTTTGTATTTGGTTGCTCTATAACTGTTGTAACTCCACCTGCAGCAGCAGCTTTAGAACCTGTTTCCCATGTCTCCTTATCACTTAAATCCATATCCCTAAAATGAACATGAATATCTATAGCGCCCGGTAAAACAACCATACCTCTGGCATTAACTATATCTCCAGTTAACCCGGTTTTCTTGATTTTTGTTATCCTACCCTGCTCAATACCCAGCTCTGCGTTAACCAAACGGCCTTTATAATAAATACGCCCCCCTTTAACAACCTTCATCAATATCTATCTCCTTAACATCTCCCTCAGGCTCTTTTTCAACAAAAATCTGGCCTTCAAACCTCTGAACTGTAGTATCTGGCTCAATCCAGGCATCCGGTAACAACCCAGCCTTCATACACGTTTCAGACAAAAACTCCATCGAGTCCCATGAATATTCAACCGCAACCTGCGGTAACAAAAGACCTCTACGAGACCCGGAGATAACAATCAACCCATGTCGACCAACTTCAACTTCATCCAACATATCTCGGCCACTAACTTCAATTTCTTCAGGTTCTGTAAGAACTGTAACCTCTACAACAATATCCTCAAACTCATCTCTAGATACAGATGGAAACCTCGGGTCCTCAAAAGCAGCTCCCACAGCAGAAGCTCTCAAAGCCTCCTTTAAATCCTGCTCCGGATAAGGACGGCCAATACACCCCCGTAACTCACCATCTTTACGAATAGTGATAAAAGCCCCTCTCATCTCACTGAAAATAGAATTAAACTCAAAAACACCTTCATCCAACTCAACTTCATTCAAATTCGATTCAATACATTTCCTCGCAAACTTCACAGCCACAACCCCTTCATTGAAATCTAACATAAAAACCTCCTCCAAACAAATATAGTATCGATTAACTTGATTAATTTTCCCTCCGAAAAACAAAAAAAATTGAAAACACATGCCTAAATAATTAGTAATAGACTCAATATATAGAATTAGATCTACAAATTATTTTGGTTATTAAATTTTTCTTTATATAGAAGTTAAACGTTATCTAACCCTGTTAGTCATGGTTTTTATTTTAGGTATCAATATCTTTTAGTTATTATTTTTTTAGAAATAGATCGAAGTATTTTTTTATGAATAACTAATCTTAATGCTATTTAATGCCGGGGACGTGCTTAAATCCTGAGGCTTTAAATCCCATGTAAGTTAATATATTAATTGTAAAAAGTATTTAACCGATTTTATAAATCGGATAAATATATAGAAGGTTTTAGATATGTACCATAGGACTAAAACATCATTAAATAACCTTAGAAAAAATATTGAAAAAAACCCTGATATTTCAGAGAAAAATAAGGAAATAATAATAGAATTCATGAGAGACCTTAAACTCTCAAACTACAGCGAAGCAAGAACCCATAAACTAACAACCCACATGAAAAGAATAGCCGAAGAAAACAACACCAACCTAGAAACCGCTAATAAAAAAGAACTCAAAGACATTGTTGAATGGGTATACGACTTTAAAGATTTTAAATCACCAGAAACGGAAAAAGACTACAGAGTAGCGATAAGAGTATTCTACAAATGGCTAGAATACGGCAACCCAAAAGCCAAAAAATATCCAGAAAAAGTCAGCTGGATCAGCTCAACAAAATCAACCAACTCCAAACTAAACAAACCCAAACCATCAGAAATGCTCAGAGAAAACGAAATCCTATCCCTAATACAAAACAGCCACAACACAAGAGACAAAGCCATGATAAGCCACCTATGGGAAACAGGAGAAAGAATCGGAGAATTCATGAAACTAGACGCATCCGACATAGCCTGGAACGACACAAAAGGATACGAAATACTAATAGACGGAAAAACAGGAACACGAAGACTCAACCTCTACGTATCAGAACCATACCTAAGAACATGGTTCCAAAACCACCCACTCAGAAAAACAGAACAATGGCCCCACGTACCACTATGGACCAAAATAGAACTACAATCCCACAACGGACAACAAGCAAAATACAGCAGACTAAAATACGCAGCAATAAGAGACGCAATCGAAAGATCAAAAAAACAAGCAGAAATAACCAAAAAATGCACACCAACAAACTTCAGACACAGTAGAGCAACCGACCTCGCAAGAAAAGGATTCACAGAAGCACAAATGTGCCAATGGTTCGGATGGGCCCAAGGCTCAGACATGCCATCAGTATACATACACCTAGCAGGAAGAGACGTAGACGAAACCTACAAAAAAATACACGGAATCAAAATCGAAGGAGAAAAACAAAAACCAAAAACCAAAATGAAACCACAAACCTGCATAAAATGCGGACAAAAAGACATCGCACCAACCCATACACTATGCCCTAACTGCATGACCCTACTAAACGAAAAAGCAAGAAACGACATGGAAGAAACAGCCTACCTAATACAACAACTAAAAAACATAGACAACGAAGTAATGGAAAAACTCAAACTACTCGACCAAAACAAACAAAACATCAAACAAATAACAAAAAAACTAAAATAACAACAGCTTTTTAATTAAAGCTCCTTAATTCTCTTATATCTTCTATTGTCAAGATCTCCAATATCTCAGTTTTTTTTGTATCATTTAACTCTCCATCAGTCGTTACAAAAATTATATCTCTTGTATTATTTGAGCAATCATGACAATCAAGTAAAATTTCCCTATCCCCTCCTTTATTATTTCTAGAATGGATACCTATTTCGCTTAATTTTTCATGCTCTTTAGGGTATTCATCTTCACGTTTATGTATTTCTATTTTTTCTTGTATTTCATCGTATCTAATGTATGGAATAGATTCTAGTTCGTGAGAAAGAGTTCTGAGATACCGTAGAATTTCCATTTTTTTAATTGGAAAATCAAATTTTTCATTAATTATTTCAAATAAGAAATCAGAAACATAGTTGTTAAAATAATCTTCGATTTGATCAATGTTTTTAATCTTTTCACTTAAACATTCCTTCCGGATTTTTTCTCTAGACTCTGAAATTTTATCAATCTTCTTTTCTTCTACATCTTTTTTTACACTATCCCACTCATCAATTACATTAACGCTTGCAATTAACTCATTTTTTGAATTAACAAAATCAACCGCAGGAATATGATGCATATCAGGTGCAAAGCAGTATCCAATAATTACATTAGTATCTACAAAACAAGTCATCCAAAACCTCTTTAAGTTAAGGGTTTATGAATTCTTCGTAAACTGTTTTCTTATAGGTTTTCCTCTCACTTTTAAATTCATTTCTTGGTTTATACATCTCGGTATAAAATTTATTTTTAAATTTCTGTATATCAAATTTATATTCCTCAAAATCTTTTTGTTTGAAGGAATTTTTCCATTTCTTTATGATATACTTATCTATTTTACTGTATTTCTTAATACGTAATAATTTACAAAATAATTCCCAGAACTTGTCTGAGAAGTCTTTCATAAATTTTTTCTCTTCTGTGTTAAAACCCTTATCTGCCAAATATCTCATTACATTTTCCCATTGAAGGAACTGATTATAAATTTCTCTAAAATCTTCTTCGGGGAATGAGTGA from Methanonatronarchaeum thermophilum carries:
- the thyX gene encoding FAD-dependent thymidylate synthase; amino-acid sequence: MKITILDYTDKGEELLTKCGMATTTETPPSKYQVNKNDVGDFMEISREMELSSVFNFPTVIYEVKDVSRSFTHQHVRHRMAAHMQQSLRYTEIDPKNTSFFITPPSITKKGVEATKKYIKNQLKTAQTYKKLLKEDIPPEDARFALPIGVKTFLTTAMNVESILHYLNVRACMDSQWEIRANAYTLLAACKLIYPEIFREAGPHCITGRCKGRGKGKCKKEATKTIEKLENKVNKNRPKFNDIHKNESIILNLTEILGYKANPKMENQIQKQLDLDNINLSFNVKLEVIKK
- the nikR gene encoding nickel-responsive transcriptional regulator NikR, yielding MINLSDTNRIGVSIDSKLLEKFDEKIEEKMYANRSEAIRDLIRDFLVKDELKYSNEEVIGSLTLVYSHDTRGISDKLNQLQHEDFTNVLSSVHLHLNEENCMEIVAIKGDSNKIKEISDRLISSKGVKHGKLVMTSFKNIE
- a CDS encoding MBL fold metallo-hydrolase, producing MTKTTFLGTGWAVPTKKRSSTSILIQPKNILIDCGGDIAHKLTKKDIPLTEIKDILLTHAHTDHINGLPGLLQASWLSGQKENIKITSTPKAIKKTKKIIKSHEFNFPFEIKYQKITGKGKLDNNVKYTEVKHKDQALAYRYKNITYSGDTKPCQNLNKLAKNTNLLIHEATFPTGQEKQAHQTGHSTIADAIKTAQKTKTKKLAIIHHKPKINIKKQIKQTKKELKAKKINIKIPKDLDTIKTK
- a CDS encoding malate dehydrogenase, with amino-acid sequence MKITVIGVGNVGSAVSQRIVNGGIARELIMLDAIEGLAKGKALDLQHTTPIKGETKIKGTTNYRDTKNSDIIVITAGKPRKEGMTRDDLAKGNAEIISQISQNIKKYNSKSKIIVVTNPLDPMTWQTYKKTGFPRKQIMGMAGELDTARYEKLLSKKTKISPEDIHGLVIGPHNKSMIPLTENTTIRGIPLNKFLNQKQTKEIVKETKKSGKKIVNYLQNGSAYHAPSAAIYKMIKTIARDEKRLLSVSTVLKGEYGIKNTAIGIPVIIGKDGIEKIPQKHLNQKTKQKLQKAAKEIKKTNKKLNTNQ
- a CDS encoding methionine synthase yields the protein MIDKLFPTTIIGSYPKPKWLNRVKDLYNENKVSKKVLKEAEDDASRLILNEHQRAGIDILNDGEMRREEMTEYFAEMIPGYEFHGPVRVWGNNYFNKPSVVEELKDPKPMLVDEFKFMKQIVGEESYIKIPITSPYTIAEWSFNEVYSREELIYRLSEIINRELKLLEDAGAKCVQIDEPALSTRPEDVEIIEEAMRIVTDGVNIDKIIMHACYGDFSTIYPEILEFDVDQFSLEFANNDYESLEIFSEYEFTKEIGYGCIDVHNQEIETVNQIKKDIKKGIEVFKPEKMWINPDCGVKLLPRDVAYKKLVNMTQATQELRKEMN
- a CDS encoding toprim domain-containing protein, with the protein product MNQRDIEKAERIEKLLKRLRNENKIVLVEGKNDRKSLKKLNINNEMVLVSENAEPLSTIAEKISRKHNEAIILTDWDPHGDKLSQQLQQVLERYGVTANDVYRRRLKAMLLKEINDVESLHPFYKNLKQNYSWL
- a CDS encoding dihydroorotase, whose protein sequence is MKVVKGGRIYYKGRLVNAELGIEQGRITKIKKTGLTGDIVNARGMVVLPGAIDIHVHFRDMDLSDKETWETGSKAAAAGGVTTVIEQPNTKPPTDSRKTYKQKKGKAKTGSFVDYGINGAVAIHSDISGLSPFVSGFGETFLAGGNDLHVRYEDLEGLLQAVETTKKVLTIHAEDEKLVEKGISRYKNTRESNYPKARPEKAEEKAVDKVIDIYNKIERKPPLHFCHISSYKTLNLINDSTVEVTPHHLLLTKSDLKSQGSYVKTNPPIRGRKNRAMLWKALNSGEIDVIASDHAPHTQNEKEQGFWKAPSGVPGVQTMLPQLAYHVKKRNLSLKRFVKTLCENPSDIYGLNKGYIKKGMDADLIFMDFSDITRIKKNMLHSKCGWTPYTGRRAIFPQKTMLRGKVIYKKSGFRDKIGEEIEPKGYRKSRENRKTT
- a CDS encoding TIGR00296 family protein, with amino-acid sequence MLDFNEGVVAVKFARKCIESNLNEVELDEGVFEFNSIFSEMRGAFITIRKDGELRGCIGRPYPEQDLKEALRASAVGAAFEDPRFPSVSRDEFEDIVVEVTVLTEPEEIEVSGRDMLDEVEVGRHGLIVISGSRRGLLLPQVAVEYSWDSMEFLSETCMKAGLLPDAWIEPDTTVQRFEGQIFVEKEPEGDVKEIDIDEGC
- a CDS encoding tyrosine-type recombinase/integrase, whose amino-acid sequence is MYHRTKTSLNNLRKNIEKNPDISEKNKEIIIEFMRDLKLSNYSEARTHKLTTHMKRIAEENNTNLETANKKELKDIVEWVYDFKDFKSPETEKDYRVAIRVFYKWLEYGNPKAKKYPEKVSWISSTKSTNSKLNKPKPSEMLRENEILSLIQNSHNTRDKAMISHLWETGERIGEFMKLDASDIAWNDTKGYEILIDGKTGTRRLNLYVSEPYLRTWFQNHPLRKTEQWPHVPLWTKIELQSHNGQQAKYSRLKYAAIRDAIERSKKQAEITKKCTPTNFRHSRATDLARKGFTEAQMCQWFGWAQGSDMPSVYIHLAGRDVDETYKKIHGIKIEGEKQKPKTKMKPQTCIKCGQKDIAPTHTLCPNCMTLLNEKARNDMEETAYLIQQLKNIDNEVMEKLKLLDQNKQNIKQITKKLK